A section of the Falco biarmicus isolate bFalBia1 chromosome 3, bFalBia1.pri, whole genome shotgun sequence genome encodes:
- the CRH gene encoding corticoliberin — protein MKIPLLVSTGILLVALLPCQECRALSKSPAAAHGALRQPDFFQQQQQQQQQQQTLPVLLRMGEEYFLRLGNLNKRPVGSFSASSSSTSHLHPEASASNFFGAAVQQLQQLPERSLGSPEEGETEGEAVEREKRSEEPPISLDLTFHLLREVLEMARAEQLAQQAHSNRKLMEIIGK, from the coding sequence ATGAAGATCCCGCTGCTGGTCTCCACGGGAATCCTGCTGGTcgccctcctgccctgccaggagTGCAGAGCTCTCAGCAAGAGCCCGGCAGCTGCCCACGGGGCTCTGCGCCAGCCAGatttcttccagcagcagcagcagcaacagcagcagcagcaaactctgCCCGTCCTGCTCCGCATGGGAGAAGAGTATTTCCTGCGCCTGGGCAACCTCAACAAGAGACCCGTCGGCTCTTTCTCCGCctcttccagcagcaccagccaccTACATCCCGAAGCCTCCGCCAGCAACTTTTTCGGGGCGGCGGtgcaacagctgcagcagctgcccgAGCGCTCTCTGGGGAGCCCTGAGGAGGGCGAAACCGAGGGCGAGGCCGTGGAGAGGGAGAAGCGGTCCGAGGAGCCCCCTATTTCTCTGGATCTGACTTTCCACCTCCTGAGAGAAGTCTTGGAGATGGCCCGAGCCGAGCAGTTAGCGCAGCAAGCTCATAGCAACAGGAAACTGATGGAGATAATCGGGAAATGA